From Aedes albopictus strain Foshan chromosome 1, AalbF5, whole genome shotgun sequence, one genomic window encodes:
- the LOC109414607 gene encoding zinc finger protein 737 yields MPCIVPTCAAKAGHMRPFPRQNELSERWIESIQKGCGMTLCLDYIELSEWDVCEKHFEMPQRGTSGQLEEPTQFSDINGKPMETASCRLCLVFFLRSDLVDTNGKVADLAIESTISELLEIDLQAEDASTLVCIGCLARLEVMARIRNDFLNSEIKWQHLMDIAEVTELKSEECTPKLQDYETCKMDIEEPRISEGLKEPDEQQEDEQSDEWPDDEENPDGKVAGTRGRKCYICPVVLEDKSDLEPHLQEVHDSEDMECKECSIIFSKLPVYNRHLARHDASERPFKCDYCAMRFNCPMNRNKHHKNVHNKGESKPTEPEFVCEVCEKPYISKDGLFYHLKTKHSIEERHTCGICQKYYRSKSTLETHMQVHTGGRVRKCSLCPQTFRTYSAFYAHSIMHTDRFECKECGKRYPAALQLRAHMESAHSDGQQFECAECPGKLFKTSVGLRTHMAYTHRKNKPFMCDFCSRSFKRKDLLDNHRRIHTGEKPFPCDNCPRRFGSRPTLHHHRKRCKAQALLATVEEAPGDLHSSDQLDVVPRPKKRRCVDGQYVCEFCQKRFLRKEYLANHRRSHTGERPFGCKHCIMRFSDRSGAYQHRKVCGNDQDAKE; encoded by the exons ATGCCCTGCATCGTTCCAACGTGTGCCGCCAAGGCGGGCCACATGAGACCCTTTCCCCGACAAAATGAGCTTTCCGAGCGTTGGATCGAGTCTATTCAGAAGGGCTGCGGCATGACACTATGCCTGGACTATATCGAACTGAGCGAATGGGATGTTTGCGAGAAGCATTTCGAAATGCCACAGCGCGGAACTTCCGGACAGCTGGAGGAGCCGACGCAGTTTAGTGATAT CAATGGAAAACCCATGGAGACCGCTAGCTGCCGGCTGTGTCTGGTGTTCTTCCTTCGCTCCGATCTGGTGGACACGAATGGGAAAGTCGCTGATCTGGCTATCGAATCCACAATTTCCGAACTGTTGGAAATTGATTTGCAGGCGGAGGATGCCTCGACCCTGGTTTGCATCGGATGCCTTGCTCGTCTGGAGGTGATGGCAAGGATAAGAAATGATTTTCTGAACTCAGAGATCAAATGGCAACATTTGATGGACATTGCTGAAGTCACTGAACTGAAGAGTGAAGAATGCACTCCGAAATTACAAGATTATGAAACATGTAAAATGGACATCGAAGAACCACGAATAAGCGAGGGTTTGAAGGAACCGGATGAACAACAGGAAGATGAACAAAGCGATGAATGGCCCGACGACGAAGAGAATCCAGACGGAAAGGTAGCAGGAACACGTGGAAGAAAGTGCTACATTTGCCCCGTTGTTCTTGAGGACAAATCAGACCTGGAACCCCATTTACAAGAAGTCCATGACTCTGAGGATATGGAATGCAAGGAATGCTCGATAATCTTTTCCAAGCTACCGGTCTACAATAGGCACCTGGCGCGACATGATGCATCCGAACGTCCGTTCAAGTGTGACTATTGTGCTATGCGCTTCAATTGTCCCATGAATAGAAATAAGCACCACAAAAACGTTCACAACAAGGGAGAATCGAAACCAACTGAACCGGAGTTCGTGTGTGAAGTCTGCGAAAAGCCGTACATCTCCAAAGATGGTCTCTTTTATCACTTGAAGACGAAGCACTCCATCGAGGAAAGACACACATGCGGGATTTGTCAGAAATACTACCGGTCAAAAAGCACTCTCGAGACGCACATGCAGGTCCATACGGGCGGACGAGTGCGCAAGTGTTCGCTCTGTCCGCAGACCTTTCGCACGTACAGTGCCTTCTACGCTCACAGCATAATGCACACCGATCGATTCGAGTGCAAGGAGTGTGGAAAACGCTACCCGGCGGCCCTACAGCTGCGGGCGCACATGGAGAGCGCCCATTCCGACGGCCAGCAGTTTGAGTGTGCCGAATGTCCGGGTAAGCTGTTCAAAACATCCGTCGGGCTGCGTACCCATATGGCCTATACGCACCGGAAAAACAAACCATTCATGTGCGACTTTTGCTCGAGGAGCTTCAAACGCAAGGATCTCCTGGATAATCATCGAAGGATCCACACCGGTGAGAAGCCATTCCCGTGTGACAATTGCCCGAGGCGGTTCGGCAGTCGACCCACGCTCCATCATCATCGGAAACGCTGTAAAGCGCAAGCGCTTCTCGCTACTGTTGAGGAGGCCCCCGGTGACCTCCACAGCAGCGATCAGCTCGACGTCGTCCCTCGTCCAAAGAAACGACGATGTGTTGACGGACAGTACGTGTGCGAGTTCTGTCAGAAGCGATTCCTGCGCAAGGAATATCTGGCGAATCATCGAAG GTCTCACACGGGTGAAAGGCCTTTTGGGTGCAAACACTGCATAATGAGGTTTAGTGATCGTAGTGGCGCTTACCAGCACAGAAAGGTCTGTGGAAACGACCAAGATGCAAAGGAGTGA